The genomic stretch GGCTGGACTGGGTCTGTCCAGGTGGTTCTTGTTGCTTGTGGCCAACCTCTGGGAGAAAAACACACCTTTACCTGGGCTTCCACTTCCCCAATCCATCCCTGGACAAAGCTGACTATGTCAGATGCTAAGTCCTTTCTGTAGGGCACTAGGGAGTTAAGATGAACACCTAGCTCCCTACCTTCAACTACCTTCAAGATTTGCTTACCTGGGTCCTTGGACCTACTCCAGGTGTCCTGCCCAGAGAACACCAGCTAACTTAGCCACACGAGCCTCTTATTCTCAGGACCAAGGCTTTTTATTGAGATCATCCTTACATTCTAATTCTTGTTTCCCCAATTTCAAGAAGCCTGTGATTCAGTAGAACCTTTATCTGAATTCCGTGTTATCATTTCCATTGCCTGGAACAATGTATCAGTCAAAAACTGCAGGTCTGCTTAAAACAGATGTTTTGCCTTAATCTACAAGGCAACTGTTCTCATTCCCAGCACAAGAtggggaggtttaaaaaaaaaaaaagtgaaactagTAAGGCAAAACCACGAAGTTGGGACATCTCAACACTGTGGTTTTGCTACTTGGTATGTAGAGTCTGCTTGTGTTGAACATAAGAAACATTAGTATTTGAAAATAAGTATCCAAACCATAAATCCAAACGAAAAGTTTACCTGATTTTTGGTCTAGCACATTTTTTCCCTTGCATTTTCACAAGAAGGAAGTTCATTTAGCAAGCTCTCTGCCCACATGCATGGAGCTCAGTtgatgctccccaccccctgccagtcCTCCATGCTGTTCCTGGGGTCGCTTTCTCAGAGATGCCTCATTTTCTGTGCAAAGCTGAATATCTAACCTAAAAGTAGCTCCTCGGGGTTCCTTTGGAGCACGTACCATTTCTTGGCTTCAATCTCTCTTGATACTGTTCCAGAGTGAATTTTCACGTTAGCAAGTTTGGACTGACCAATCTCCCTTGCAGAACGTATCCTGACGGTGGAAGGGCAGGGCGGGCATATGTGGGCAGGAGCTCTGCACTTGTCCCAGACTCTCCAGTATCATGGAACATCTCTTCTCCAACCGGATGCCTGGTTCTGTGGGGGAGGTCGTTGTGAGGCTCACTTGTCTCCCCTGCAGAGCAGCTGCAGGAAACTCGATGCCAGAGAACAGACAAACACGTTCTTCCCCCAAGAAGCCGTCAGCTGCCTTTACAGAGCATGGAGTGTGGCATTTGCAtcaaaaatacacacaaaccTCTTCTTTGCAGCAAGGCTGCAAACCTTCCCTTCCCACCTGCTGAGCATGTGCTTGGATGGAAAGTCCTGCCTCATTCTACCTCCCAACCCCTCCTTGAGACATTTCTCAGTGTCTCCCTTAATATTGGTCCTACCTGCTAAAGGAGTAAAACCCAGGGTCCCCTGTGTAGTGCTGAGTAAAAGCAGGGTGCCTGAAGCCAACAGCACCCACGGAAAGGGTGGAGAAAGATGCTCACAACCCCtcaaggacacagggagaagggatTCCACAAAGACATCATCACACACATGCTAATAGACAAGCAGGATTTGAACAACTGTTTTCCCTTCAGAAGGAGAAATTCTGTAGAAACTTCAttcattaaaaacagaacatttacttttccttttttaaagcaaattctttCCTCCTAAACTCTAAATACCTATTTTTGGTAGGAGCACAAGAGACCAATCTTTCACTGGGTAAATACAACAGAAACACAGGGAAACATGATTCACAGGCTGAGTTGTGGGGGGAGTACTTTGAGATTCAAGAATTGAATGACTTCAGGTCTCATGTCTTCTTCAGATGATATTAGAAGAGCAAACTCATCTTTGTGACAGTCTCCCCTCCACCTTCTTAAAATGAGATTTATCATTAGTCAAAACCAGTTCAGCAGGTTAAGTGGCTGCCACCTGCACATCGCCATATTTCAATGGATTCTGATCCCTGATATCTGGACACAGCTTTAGATCAGAAGCCAAATGAAGCACGGACTCCGGCTTCCAGTAATCCAGCCCAGTTGGgtattagtcttttaaaaataaacttccagGCAGCAACATCTAAGACACTGCGCAGTAAATGTAACCCCGGGAAACTTGGTGGGCAGATCCCACCCCCACACGAAGCCTACTCAAACCAAGAGGCGGTCCTGTGTCCTGAGTTTTGCTGCTTTCTGGACATTGACCAACCTATGTCAGAAAGAATTGTCTAGATGGTCAGCCTGACCCTGCAGCCCCCACCTCAGTGTGCCATGGCACCCACAAACACATAAAGACTCGTATTATGAAAGGTGATACGATATACAGTCACTTCCTTGACCTTTGACTCAGAGCTTTTTTAACATCCAAGCCATTGTAAATTCTACACCCAAAACAGACAAGAACATCATCTGTAAGAACATGGATTCCAGATAGACTGGCACTTGATTTCTGTGGCTGTAATGGTACTAAAAGTGCTTCTTCCACAAAGCATTTCCAATCAAAGTAGCCAACAGCGAATGGGCAAAGTcggaagagataaataaaatctgaatgagCAGTGCAggtattttcctgtttctctgtgcATGTTTCCTCCCGACCTCCCAGAGTTGGCTCTAATCCAAGGTCTGACCTAATGTGACCAGCTGCCGTCAGACCTTGTGGACATGCCTTCCAGAGATCCATATGGTTTTAGAAAATTGGAGACTTTGCCAAGATATCAGGTAGAGGGATGGGGCAAGGAGAACAAGTACTGGCCCGAATTTCACTCCAAATATCCTTGTAGGAGACCTCAGCTCCAAGCACACTGCGCAACCAGAGAGAAGAGCTGGGGGACCAGAGAGAGGCAGCAGCTAAAGTGGCAATGCGTagactcttctgttttgttaCAAAGGGGCGACTGCGTGGAGTTCACCAGTGTAGCTGCAGCAACCAGGCTCTGCTCGGCATGCCCCAGAGGTGAGGAGCTTGGAAGGGAAGACGGGAGGATCCTCCTCACCTAAGGAAAGAAGACAGGGCAGAGACACGTCATCGCACTTCACTGGGCTGGGGGCTAAGGCCAGAGTGTGGCTGCATCTGGGCTGGGACTATGGGCTTTACAAGCGAGGCAGGCATACCAACCAGCTCAAGACAGGGCACTCTCATCCTGGTGGCGGGCTCCCTTAGCCCAGGGTCAAGGGTTTGCATGCATGACTCCCGCTGGCCACAGGGACCGTAAGGAGCAGTCCCAGATGGCATCCTGCTGGTGCTCCCTTGGGAGGTAGGACTCTTCTACAGAGCCCTCCTacctggccctgtgctgagaTATGATGGAGAGAACATCGTGTCCATCAACCCCTGGATCACAAGATGTGGCTTTCAAAGCACTGGCATTGGTGAGGGGTGGTGAACACCTCAAATCCCAACAAAGATACAGGTCCACAGCCCCTCATCCAATACCCCTGGGGCAAGCTGTCTTGGCAGTCAGATGTCTGTGGGGTTCAGGAAGGTGATATAATGCACACACTGCATGTTACATAACACCACTTGTGGGGCCTGGGCAAGCTCACTGTAACTTAGCATCAGTATTTCTGCAGTTCCCGTGAACACTCCCAGTGCCTGGAATAAATCAGGACTACCAGTGGAGTTGGGTTACTTCCCATGAGGTTTCATTGCCAATAACTCCACCCGAAAATTAGGAAAACCCTTGCATGGATTTGGGAATTAGGGACAAAGGCTGTGGCCTGCATCAGCAACCCAACCCAAAGACACTCTGGGCTCTGCTGCACCTTACCCAGGCCGGAGGAGGAGGACACGCTCTCCGTCAGTGAAGATGTTTCTGTTTGATCCGCTGAGAGTCCTTCcattaggggcagagacagctcCGAGGAGGGCACGGATGAGTCGTAGATGCCCGAGTCCCGGGGCATGTCCGAGGGGCTGGCGGCTTTCACCACATGCAGCAGGGGGCGCAGGACTGAGCCGCTGCAGGGCCCAGGCCCCGCCTCCACGTCTGGGTCCAGGCCCAAGGGCTGGCCCTCCGAGGGCAAGTCGGCCTGCACCCCGGGGACCGCCTCGGCCTTGAGGCAGAAATCGCTGTCAGGGCCTGGTTTGCACATGACATCATTTAACACTAAGCCCGAGTCAAACTTCTCCAGCACTGGCTCCCGGTAGTGAAGTGGGGTAGGGCGTAGGGGAATGAATTGCTTCTCAAACCAGTCAGGCTCCTCATCGATAAATTGGTGCATGTTGCAAATGGCGACGTAAAGGGACCGACCTGATTTGCTGCGAAAGTAGTTCCTTCGGCTCACCTGTCCGGGGTACTGCCCGGGCTCCGGGAGACCGTGGTCTCGGGAGTGCAGGTGGGAACAGAGCTGGGGAAGGTTGTCCATGAGTTTGTACTTGGTGCTCAGGTCCAGGATGCCGGGAACATCTCCCTCGCAGGAATAGTCGAAGTAAACGGTGATGAACTTGCTGAGCTGGGCTGAGGAGCTCTGTTTGGCCTGGCGGAGCTTTTCAGCGATGGCGGACACAGCCACCAGGAAGAGCTCGCCCTTCCCGGAGCCCCGGCCGCTGCCTTTGTGCTTGTAGTTCTTCTTGTCCACAAAGTACTTCATGCCTTTGGAACACACCACGATGATGAACTGGGACTCATGGATCTTCTGGATGacccattctctctgtccttctcggCAAAGACTGAAGTCTTCCCACAAGTCCAGAGCCACCTGGAAATAGATCACAGACTTCACTCACCCCaaccacctggggggggggggggtcaggtcAGGTAACAAAAACAAGAGTGTTACAAGAAGGTCACATCATACGTCCCTTGAGTATTATCAGCACTGCCGTGTGCAGGCTCAGAGCTGCTGGGCTTTGAGAACAGCTCACATTCTGTGGGTGATGGCCACGTGCCAGGCCCTCTGCATTGTGCCCCTGTTTTAGCCTAACGCAGGGCTATTAACACACTCACCCTATGAGGGAAGATCCTGAAGAGAAATCTGGAAGGTGATGATGGAAGGATCTGGGTGAAGGACCCCGAAGCAGGCAGCAAATGGGGCTCACATCTGGATGCCAGAGCTGCCCACAATGCTGACTGACTCACATCTAGAGAGCGTGACTGACAAAGAAGACCTCCTTGGCCCCAAGGTCAGCCACGCTGTTTACCAGTCAGTCAATGgccagagaggagagggtggTGGACTGTAGTAACACAGCCACTCTCCTTAATGCACTTAGTGAATGACTGGCACCTCCCCCCATGACTTCATGGCAATCTATGGGGTCATCTCCCTAGAAGGCCTTCAACCCCAAGGAGCCTCTGGGAGggcatttggggggaggggcactgacaaaggaaggaaaaccagGCACGCATGTCCCCTTCAGAGGGCTTCACCTTCTCTGACCATTTTCATGTGATTCTGCTGAAAACGTCTCTTGGCAGTTGTATCAACCTTTCTTTCTGTGGCTCAGAAACTAATtcccgggggtgcctgggtggctcagtcagttaagtcttcagctcaggtcatgatctcatggttcttgaattcgagtcctgcattgggctctgcacttacagtgtgaagcctgcctgggatattttctctctccctctctcttgcccctcctccatttgtgcacgtgcttgcttgctctctctctctctctcttaaaaataaacaaataaacttaaaaaaaaaaaaaggaaactaattcCCAGGGGCTATGCCTGAGTGCAGGAGCCACTGTCTCTTATGAGGAAGGGTGTTCTGaaatgattttcttcctttttggctCTAAGGTGTTATCAAAGGGAAGAAGGTCCCCAGCATTCACTCACTTGCTGAAAATAATCCTAAATCATCTTATGTTTCCTTAATTCTCACTAGCATTACACATTCTAAAAGCTAACTAGAAATATataccaagcatttaaaaaattttcccatctttgacccagcaattccacttcctgGCTTCTATCTCTGGAAAATCATTAGAAAGGAGGCAAAATTGAACTACTGAGCTGTTTAACAATATGAAATAACTCAATTATAGTAAATTGATATTATGGATCATGTGGCTAAAGTTGCATGGTGCAGTcatgctggaaaacagtatggaggttccccaaaaagtcAAAactagaactactctatgatccagcaattgtactattatGTATTTCCccacagaatacaaaaatgctaatgtaccccgatgtttatagcagcattatcaacaaaaggcaaattatggaaaggctcaaatgtccatcgataaagaagatgtggtttatatacacaatggaatactacttggtgatgaaaaagaatgaaatcttgccatttgcaacaatgtggatggaatagGAGGGTAatatgctaaacgaaataagtcagtcagagaaagacagatatcatgtgatgtcactcatatgtgggatttgagaaactcaacagatgagtTGAggggaatgaaaggaaaaataagatacaacaggaagggaggcaaaccataagactctttaAACATGGAAtgaactgagagttgatgggggtcGGGgattgggagggtgggggatgggcatggagaagggcacttgttgggatgagcactgggcattgtatgtaagtgatgaatcatgaaaatctactcctgaagccaagactacactgtatgttagctaacttgacaatgaaaaaaaaagatgtggcatgtatatattatatattatacattagatgttatatatatttcattattacattatattacatatacGTCCCACATGATGggacattactcagccatagaaaagaatgaaatcttgccattttcaatgacatggatggagctagagaagaTTATACTaaccaaaataagtcagagaaagacaaataccatatgatttcactcatatgtggagtttaagaaacaaaacaaatgatcattgggaaaaaagggagagagaaagcaaaccaagaaacagactcttcactttagagaacaaactgatggttaccagaggggaggtgagtgggggatgggtgaaataggtgatggggattaaggagggcacttgtcctgatgagcaccaagtgttgtatggaagtgttgaatcactactgTCTATACTGGAAAATAATATTACCCTGTATGTTTtactaacaggaatttaaatacaaacttaaaaagtaatgaaataaaattatagtttaCATAGAACTTTCAATAGTGTAAAAAGTTATTAAatgaagagacaggaaaaaatCATTCCAATCACCCCAAAATGGAAAACTGTATGCATGACTTCATCTATGTAGAAAGGAACTGGAAGGAAATACACCAAGTATTAGCTGTGGGTCCTCTTTTCTCCAGGTTGAGATTacaggccatttttttttctttgtcatcctttagtgttttcaaattttctacagtAAGCATTACCCTCATAGTTAGAAGACTTTTTCCACCTGAGGCTAGTTAGTTACAAAGTAGAGCAAATGGGTTGTCTGTGTCTAAAGACTGTGTGGCACCCACTAGAGCTTGTAATTGCTTTTTCAGTACACAGGCCAATCAGCCCATGTCTGTAGCTTCATGTGTCAGCCTTGTAAATAGGTGTTCCTGGCACTAGGGGGCAGCCTCGCTACATGAAAAGACTAAAACCTACCAGGAGGCAGAGTATCAAAGCACAAATAACTTCAATTACACAATTACTGTACAATTCTTGCATTGGCAAGAAACAGAGTGTGCCTTCCATGAGAGCTTCAAACTTCACTCTAAAATTAGCACTATGACATTATAGAAAAGCTACATATTTAGAGCTTAATTCAAAAGAATAGGCAAGAAACCTGAGTGGACCATTTGAGTACTTCACAAATTATTGTTCTTTCTTAGCAAAACTTCCCCAAAGAGCTGTCTAAACccaatgctttatttttcatgttctctTAGACCTTTCAAGGCTCACCAGGATATTTTGAGTGACCACCCCCCAACACTCCCGTTGCATGTTTCCAGGGCACATGCTGCTTCCCTCCATGCAACTGCATgatctttttgatgtttataaaACTTCCTGCCAGGTAGGTACCACTAAAGGCTTTTGAGCAGGAGTGTTTCAGGGTTAGGACTAAGCATTAGGAAACATTTAGTGCTGGCGATGGGTAGGACAGACTGAAGAAGTGTGAGGCTGACCCCGATTTGGAAGCCAGCCCCTGGTGGAAGGCAAGAGTCACcaaaggaggcagggaggtggtgaGGAGCATGGGAGCATGTGTCCTGCCCAGGGGAACAGAAGATACTTCAGACTCCTCACCTCACAGCCGCAGAAGTCCTGGAGGAAGTAGGCAAAACACCGGACAACGTTCATGTGATTCTGGCCATCTTTACTGGAATAGCAGAGGAAAACCTTCGGCCGAGGCCAGAGCCTCTCTCTGGGGAGTGCCGTGGTGTACGAGGAGGACTCAGAACTCTCTTCATctaaatgtgaatatatattttctaaattggaaaagaagataaGGTTGATACCTATGAGCAATGCTTTGTCCTGTTCCCTGAGACTCAGGGCCTAATGCCATCTTCAAGAAACAACAGTTGACATGTCTGCCTGAGCATGTGCCCAgtggccgcccccccccctccccccccgcccctggggACACCACCGGGAATGGGACAGCTGATTTCTCTAGTGGAGCAACAAATGGCCAAGATTTGTTGTTCGCCTGACACTGACCTCAAGTAGGCTGGGAAAACTGCAGGGACCACCCTGGCCAGCAGAGAGCACCCAGAAGCAGCTGGTGCTCCAGGTGTTAACTACCAGACCAATTAAGCACTGACAGCTGAGCTTCTTAAACAAAAGGGGTGGGcgggagaaaagaaaacccttttactgaggtataacttATAAAGTATATAACTCTTAAGAGTACATCTCAACAAACTTTTATCTAAATATATACCTGTGCAACCACCACTCAGATCAAGGTATGAAACATTTCCAAGCTCCCCAGGAAGTTCCTTCCCAACACCTGACTTTTGTAAGTGATCAAGCCCTACCTCTGCCCTTACACCTTTAAACTTCCTTTATGTTCTTGAATTTACTACCTTAAATTTGAGAACAGAATTACAGCTTCGTGTTCATGGCTCCTGAGGTTAAAAATCAAGCATTTTAATGCCAGGAACTACAGGAGCTATGTGGCTTCCCAGATGCCCACTCTGGGTGGGACCAAGGGCTCCCAGGCTCCCTCTGTTGGCCATGGTCCTGCCAACCTGGGGGGAACACACCACACAGAGAGATACCTTGTTGCTTCTTGCGGCACATCACGGTGAAGAGGGTGGCAAATGCGGAGATGACAACCAGAGGCACGGTGATGGCAACAGCCCTAATGGGCCCCGCCCACGGGGAATGTGCTGGGAAATTTCAAAGACAAGAGGCTTGAAACTTAAGCAGCACAAGGTCAAAGGGAAATCTCCCCCCTACCTTTTTAAACACAAGCTACATAACAGATTCTAGAACCTCTTGACCACATTTCTCTAGTACTGGTCTGGTGATTATAAAAGGATTCCTTTTAAAGGGTTATAGGATACAATACCACAGTTAGAGTTGCTGGAACAGTAAATACCTATGAGTGGGAATTCTGCCCAAGGAAACCTCACCTCCCACCACTTTTCTTCCAAGGACAAGTGACTATTTAGTCCCAgctacacacaaatacacaccaaCCACACTGGCGTCAGTTTTCCAGACACTGACATTAGGATGGAAGGAAAGTCAGCTTTGATGggatagcttttctttttattgtttttaagtttattctgagagagagtgtgcacacacatgtgagagggggaggggcagacagagagaatcccaagcaggctttgcactggcagtgcagtCTGACTTGGggggatgtggggctcaatctcacaaactgtgagatcatgacctgagccaggtgagccaagatcatgaccggagctgaaatcaagagtcagatgcttaaccaactgggacacccaggcacctctgatggaacatctttttaaaagacaggaGCTCAAATGCTGTGTTTTGATTTTGTAAAACATGAAGTATAGAATGTTATCAAATAGCATGGTCTGCTGTAGTCCTGCGTCAACATTtcacacagaaaattaaaaaaaaaaaatcatacctgGCTTTAAGGCATAATGCATCACTTTTCTTGTTGTATTAGTGTCATCCACCAGCTACAAAACAGAGGATGCtgtatcattattttataaaagtgatAACATCTCAACAGATTCCATCCATGTTTCCATATGTGGACAGTGGGGGGTAGGAGGAAGGAGAGCTGCTGTCTATGATCACGAATGAGCCAGGACTAGACATTACATCAGATCCATCTCTGCTTTACCAACTCAAAACCCTCAACCTCATCACCTTTCCTTTCATGAATCAAACGTGGTTCACTCATCGATGAATCAGCTGGTGAGTTCCACATTCTAACAATCTTCAATTACAACGGCATCCTACCACTAATTTTATGAGGCCCCCATTAATGCTTTAAGAGGGTTTAAAACCCTCTTAAAACCACATACTGCTACCAAGTCATACAACCAGTGTTTCTCC from Prionailurus viverrinus isolate Anna chromosome A2, UM_Priviv_1.0, whole genome shotgun sequence encodes the following:
- the IL17RD gene encoding interleukin-17 receptor D isoform X2, whose amino-acid sequence is MAPWLQLCSVFFTVNACLNGSQLAVAAGGSSRARGADTCGWRGVGPASRNSGLHNITFRYDNCTTYLNPVGKHVIADAQNITISQYACHEQVAVTILWSPGALGIEFLKGFRVILEELKSEGRRCQQLILKDPKQLNSSFKRTGMESQPFLNMKFETDYFVKIVPFPSIKNESNYHPFFFRTRACDLLLQPDNLACKPFWKPRNLNITQHGLDMQVSFDHAPHTFGFRFFYLHYKLKHEGPFKRKTCKQEQNTETTSCLLQNVSPGDYIIELVDDTNTTRKVMHYALKPAHSPWAGPIRAVAITVPLVVISAFATLFTVMCRKKQQDEESSESSSYTTALPRERLWPRPKVFLCYSSKDGQNHMNVVRCFAYFLQDFCGCEVALDLWEDFSLCREGQREWVIQKIHESQFIIVVCSKGMKYFVDKKNYKHKGSGRGSGKGELFLVAVSAIAEKLRQAKQSSSAQLSKFITVYFDYSCEGDVPGILDLSTKYKLMDNLPQLCSHLHSRDHGLPEPGQYPGQVSRRNYFRSKSGRSLYVAICNMHQFIDEEPDWFEKQFIPLRPTPLHYREPVLEKFDSGLVLNDVMCKPGPDSDFCLKAEAVPGVQADLPSEGQPLGLDPDVEAGPGPCSGSVLRPLLHVVKAASPSDMPRDSGIYDSSVPSSELSLPLMEGLSADQTETSSLTESVSSSSGLGEEDPPVFPSKLLTSGACRAEPGCCSYTGELHAVAPL
- the IL17RD gene encoding interleukin-17 receptor D isoform X1, whose translation is MAPWLQLCSVFFTVNACLNGSQLAVAAGGSSRARGADTCGWRGVGPASRNSGLHNITFRYDNCTTYLNPVGKHVIADAQNITISQYACHEQVAVTILWSPGALGIEFLKGFRVILEELKSEGRRCQQLILKDPKQLNSSFKRTGMESQPFLNMKFETDYFVKIVPFPSIKNESNYHPFFFRTRACDLLLQPDNLACKPFWKPRNLNITQHGLDMQVSFDHAPHTFGFRFFYLHYKLKHEGPFKRKTCKQEQNTETTSCLLQNVSPGDYIIELVDDTNTTRKVMHYALKPAHSPWAGPIRAVAITVPLVVISAFATLFTVMCRKKQQENIYSHLDEESSESSSYTTALPRERLWPRPKVFLCYSSKDGQNHMNVVRCFAYFLQDFCGCEVALDLWEDFSLCREGQREWVIQKIHESQFIIVVCSKGMKYFVDKKNYKHKGSGRGSGKGELFLVAVSAIAEKLRQAKQSSSAQLSKFITVYFDYSCEGDVPGILDLSTKYKLMDNLPQLCSHLHSRDHGLPEPGQYPGQVSRRNYFRSKSGRSLYVAICNMHQFIDEEPDWFEKQFIPLRPTPLHYREPVLEKFDSGLVLNDVMCKPGPDSDFCLKAEAVPGVQADLPSEGQPLGLDPDVEAGPGPCSGSVLRPLLHVVKAASPSDMPRDSGIYDSSVPSSELSLPLMEGLSADQTETSSLTESVSSSSGLGEEDPPVFPSKLLTSGACRAEPGCCSYTGELHAVAPL